A region of Zeugodacus cucurbitae isolate PBARC_wt_2022May chromosome 5, idZeuCucr1.2, whole genome shotgun sequence DNA encodes the following proteins:
- the LOC105218086 gene encoding uncharacterized protein LOC105218086 isoform X1: MSKKLFILVLTVALVVTIFVDSVSSSAVLISDNAMSVMVELSSRHPFCKMHTDRGDIQRMLLQSDPRRIRQVPRESVMELEEVCLKSGSYGREFRGGLGFIYPGTKWCGPGTTADDYNDLGPHIGEDRCCREHDHCPNVLNVGECRRGLCNTGTFTRSHCDCDARLRKCLQSLNTETANTLGAIFYNVVQVTCFQERSPCSAHQRFEDFFYRTNRCDITFRQADLYVPPNAGNVIEKILSHPYGLSLKPYAYQEPTHGNEYYSRSLRSDSGPSVRQNFNSLTKRLGVKVASVGLAAVNIFREIVQRPRVLWDTFNSRVSSELPTGNTNGRSAAGPGYYYERPNHGSSYYYNQRNNMPPNNFWDN, from the exons ATGTCAAAGAAGCTCTTCATACTCGTTCTAACCGTGGCGCTGGTGGTGACAATATTTGTTGACAGTGTCAGTAGCTCCGCAGTGTTAATCTCGGACAATGCCATGTCAGTTATGGTGGAGCTTTCATCACGGCatccattttgtaaaatgcaTACTGATCG TGGTGATATTCAACGCATGCTGCTGCAATCGGATCCCAGGCGCATACGACAAGTACCGCGTGAATCGGTTATGGAGCTCGAGGAGGTTTGCTTAAAATCTGGCTCGTATGGTCGCGAGTTTCGTGGTGGTTTGGGTTTTATCTATCCCGGCACAAAATGGTGTGGACCAG GCACCACTGCAGACGATTACAATGATTTGGGTCCGCATATCGGCGAAGATCGCTGCTGTCGCGAACACGATCACTGTCCGAATGTGTTGAATGTGGGCGAGTGTCGACGCGGTCTCTGCAATACCGGCACTTTTACGCGTTCGCATTGCGATTGTGATGCGCGTCTGCGCAAATGTTTGCAATCACTCAATACAG AAACGGCTAACACGCTCGGCGCCATCTTCTACAATGTGGTACAGGTGACTTGCTTCCAAGAGCGTAGTCCGTGCTCGGCACATCAAAGGttcgaagattttttttacCGTACAAATCGTTGTGATATTACATTCCGCCAGGCGGATCTATATGTGCCGCCCAATGCGGGCAATGTTATAGAGAAAATTCTGTCACACCCCTATGGATTGTCACTAAAGCCATACGCTTATCAGGAACCAACGCACGGTAATGAATATTACAGCCGATCGCTGCGCTCTGACAGCGGTCCGTCTGTAAGGCAGAATTTCAATTCGCTTACCAAACGTTTGGGTGTAAAAGTCGCCTCGGTGGGCTTGGCTGCGGTGAATATTTTCCGCGAGATCGTGCAGCGTCCTCGTGTGCTGTGGGACACTTTCAATTCTCGTGTTAGTTCCGAACTGCCCACAGGAAATACTAATGGACGCTCTGCAGCGGGACCTGGTTATTACTATGAGCGGCCAAATCATGGTTCCAGCTATTATTATAATCAAAGAAATAATATGCCTCCAAATAATTTTTGGGATAATTGA
- the LOC128921970 gene encoding uncharacterized protein LOC128921970: MAKLTTFLYIGLLATALLAIVNCIESAADGAKDITAVSDGGNAASETKPSEMRSEQEPTPEEDTNKSGSVSSNSEKVPTPGEDTNKSGSGSSNSEKVPTPEEDTNKSGSVSSNSEMVPTLGGDTNKSSSGSSNSEKVKTPKEETTKSGSVSSNSEKVPTPGEDTNKSGSVSLNSEKVPTSGEDTNKSGSVSSNSEKVPTLGEGTNKSSSGSSNSEKVKTPKEETTKSDSVSSNSEKVKTPEEDTNKSGSVSSNSEKVPTPGEDTNKSGSGSSNSEKVPTPEEDTNKSGSVSSNSEKVPTLGEDTNKSSSGSSNSEKVKTPEEETTKSGSVSSNSEKVPTSGEDTNKSGSDSSNSEKVKNTEEDTNKSGSGSSNSEKVKTPEEDTNKSGSGSSNSEKVKTPGEDTNKSGSDSSNSEKVKNPGEDTNKSGSGSSNSEKVPTSGEDTNKSGSDSSNSEKVKNPGEDTNKSGSGSSNSEKVKNPGEDTNKSGSEIRSPLFPLDDILKALAGFPGIANTKKREGGAVACGSKGVKQNRVRSSNTDCKDTKGKSKGIKLWFGN, encoded by the coding sequence atggcgaaattaacgACTTTTCTGTATATCGGCCTTTTGGCCACAGCATTGCTTGCTATAGTTAACTGTATTGAAAGCGCTGCAGACGGAGCAAAGGATATAACAGCAGTCTCTGATGGAGGGAATGCAGCCTCTGAAACGAAACCATCTGAGATGAGATCAGAGCAGGAACCAACACCTGAAGAAGACACTAACAAATCGGGCAGTGTCTCATCAAACTCAGAGAAGGTACCAACCCCTGGAGAAGACACTAACAAATCGGGCAGTGGCTCATCAAACTCAGAGAAGGTACCAACCCCTGAAGAAGACACTAACAAATCGGGCAGTGTCTCATCAAACTCAGAGATGGTACCAACCCTTGGAGGAGACACTAACAAATCGAGCAGTGGCTCATCAAACTCAGAGAAGGTAAAAACCCCTAAAGAAGAAACTACCAAATCGGGCAGTGTCTCATCAAACTCAGAGAAGGTACCAACCCCTGGAGAAGATACTAACAAATCGGGCAGTGTCTCATTAAACTCAGAGAAGGTACCAACCTCTGGAGAAGACACTAACAAATCGGGCAGTGTCTCATCAAACTCAGAGAAGGTACCAACCCTTGGAGAAGGCACTAACAAATCGAGCAGTGGCTCATCAAACTCAGAGAAGGTAAAAACCCCTAAAGAAGAAACTACCAAATCGGACAGTGTCTCATCAAACTCAGAGAAGGTAAAAACCCCTGAAGAAGACACTAACAAATCGGGCAGTGTCTCATCAAACTCAGAGAAGGTACCAACCCCTGGAGAAGACACTAACAAATCGGGCAGTGGCTCATCAAACTCAGAGAAGGTACCAACCCCTGAAGAAGACACTAACAAATCGGGCAGTGTCTCATCAAACTCAGAGAAGGTACCAACCCTTGGAGAAGACACTAACAAATCGAGCAGTGGCTCATCAAACTCAGAGAAGGTAAAAACCCCTGAAGAAGAAACTACCAAATCGGGCAGTGTCTCATCAAACTCAGAGAAGGTACCAACCTCTGGAGAAGACACTAACAAATCGGGCAGTGACTCATCAAACTCAGAGAAGGTAAAAAACACTGAAGAAGACACTAACAAATCAGGCAGTGGCTCATCAAACTCAGAGAAGGTAAAAACCCCTGAAGAAGACACTAACAAATCGGGCAGTGGCTCATCAAACTCAGAGAAGGTAAAAACCCCTGGAGAAGACACTAACAAATCGGGCAGTGACTCTTCAAACTCAGAGAAGGTAAAAAACCCTGGGGAAGACACTAACAAATCGGGCAGTGGCTCATCAAACTCAGAGAAGGTACCAACCTCTGGAGAAGACACTAACAAATCGGGCAGTGACTCATCAAACTCAGAGAAGGTAAAAAACCCTGGAGAAGACACTAACAAATCGGGCAGTGGCTCATCAAACTCAGAGAAGGTAAAAAACCCTGGGGAAGACACTAACAAATCGGGCAGTGAAATTCGTTCTCCACTTTTCCCTCTCGACGATATTTTGAAAGCCCTGGCAGGTTTTCCTGGCATTGCTAACACGAAGAAAAGAGAAGGCGGTGCAGTAGCATGCGGTTCAAAGGGAGTAAAACAAAATAGAGTACGATCATCTAATACTGATTGTAAGGATACAAAGGGAAAGAGTAAAGGGATTAAACTATGGTTCGGTAACTGA
- the LOC105218086 gene encoding acidic phospholipase A2 PA4 isoform X2 — translation MSKKLFILVLTVALVVTIFVDSVSSSAVLISDNAMSVMVELSSRHPFCKMHTDRGDIQRMLLQSDPRRIRQVPRESVMELEEVCLKSGSYGREFRGGLGFIYPGTKWCGPGTTADDYNDLGPHIGEDRCCREHDHCPNVLNVGECRRGLCNTGTFTRSHCDCDARLRKCLQSLNTETANTLGAIFYNVVQVTCFQERSPCSAHQRAGYNKTEQDSICAQWQYQPSEKYVPSAPGRT, via the exons ATGTCAAAGAAGCTCTTCATACTCGTTCTAACCGTGGCGCTGGTGGTGACAATATTTGTTGACAGTGTCAGTAGCTCCGCAGTGTTAATCTCGGACAATGCCATGTCAGTTATGGTGGAGCTTTCATCACGGCatccattttgtaaaatgcaTACTGATCG TGGTGATATTCAACGCATGCTGCTGCAATCGGATCCCAGGCGCATACGACAAGTACCGCGTGAATCGGTTATGGAGCTCGAGGAGGTTTGCTTAAAATCTGGCTCGTATGGTCGCGAGTTTCGTGGTGGTTTGGGTTTTATCTATCCCGGCACAAAATGGTGTGGACCAG GCACCACTGCAGACGATTACAATGATTTGGGTCCGCATATCGGCGAAGATCGCTGCTGTCGCGAACACGATCACTGTCCGAATGTGTTGAATGTGGGCGAGTGTCGACGCGGTCTCTGCAATACCGGCACTTTTACGCGTTCGCATTGCGATTGTGATGCGCGTCTGCGCAAATGTTTGCAATCACTCAATACAG AAACGGCTAACACGCTCGGCGCCATCTTCTACAATGTGGTACAGGTGACTTGCTTCCAAGAGCGTAGTCCGTGCTCGGCACATCAAAG AGCTGGCTATAATAAAACGGAGCAGGACTCAATTTGCGCCCAGTGGCAATATCAACCATCTGAAAAATACGTACCCAGTGCACCAGGGCGTACTTAA